One window of the Camelina sativa cultivar DH55 chromosome 1, Cs, whole genome shotgun sequence genome contains the following:
- the LOC104777722 gene encoding vacuolar cation/proton exchanger 2 — MSCCKVPVLIEAQVEMGSVNELEHKSLFRQEDDAAQTKEASLMEQGSLSTSFPQHTPKSPKNSVLNSIKIVIFCNKLNLLLPFGPLAILVHYMIDSKRWVFLLTLVGITPLAERLGYATEQLACYTGPTVGGLLNATFGNVTELIISIFALKNGMIRVVQLTLLGSILSNMLLVLGCAFFCGGLVFYQKDQVFDKGTATVNSGLLLMAVMGILFPAVLHYTHSEVHAGSSELALSRFSSCIMLIAYAAYLFFQLKSQSNSYSPLDEETNQNEETSAEDEDPEISKWEAIIWLSILTAWVSLLSGYLVDAIEGASVSWNIPISFISVILLPIVGNAAEHAGAIMFAMKDKLDLSLGVAIGSSIQISMFAVPFCVVIGWMMGQQMDLNFQLFETAMLFITVIVVAFFLQEGTSNYFKGLMLILCYLIVAASFFVHEDPPQDGI, encoded by the exons ATGAGTTGTTGTAAAGTGCCAGTTCTTATCGAAGCACAAGTTGAA ATGGGTTCGGTTAATGAACTTGAGCACAAAAGCCTATTTAGACAAGAAGACGATGCAGCACAAACTAAAGAAGCTTCTTTAATGGAGCAAG GATCACTTTCTACTAGTTTCCCCCAACACACGCCTAAATCCCCAAAGAACAGCGTGCTTAATAGCATCAAGATCgttattttttgtaataaactcAATCTATTATTACCTTTCGGTCCTCTAGCCATATTGGTACACTACATGATAGATAGTAAG AGGTGGGTGTTCTTGCTGACCTTAGTAGGCATTACACCATTGGCTGAACGTCTAGGATATGCCACAGA GCAACTGGCTTGTTACACGGGTCCAACTG TTGGAGGCCTCCTAAATGCTACATTCGGGAATGTGACAGAGCTGATCATATCGATTTTCGCTTTGAAAAATGGAATGATACGTGTTGTTCAGCTGACGTTACTAGGCTCGATTCTATCTAACATGTTGCTTGTACTTGGCTGCGCCTTCTTTTGTGGTGGGCTAGTCTTTTACCAAAAAGACCAAGTCTTTGACAAG GGAACTGCGACTGTGAATTCAGGATTGCTCTTGATGGCTGTCATGGGGATACTCTTCCCTGCTGTTCTTCACTACACGCATAGTGAGGTTCACGCCGGATCATCGGAGCTAGCCCTGTCAAGGTTCAGCAGTTGCATAATGCTTATAGCTTATGCTGCTTACCTCTTCTTTCAGTTAAAGAGCCAGTCTAATTCTTATAGTCCTCTTGATGAG GAAACAAATCAGAACGAAGAGACTTCTGCCGAAGATGAAGATCCTGAGATCTCCAAGTGGGAAGCTATCATTTGGCTCTCAATCTTGACTGCTTGGGTCTCTCTTCTATCTGGCTATCTTGTTGATGCCATAGAG GGTGCCTCGGTCTCGTGGAACATACCAATTTCTTTTATCAGTGTCATTTTGCTTCCTATAGTCGGGAACGCAGCTGAACATGCAGGCGCCATCATGTTTGCTATGAAAGACAAACTG GATCTGTCGTTGGGAGTGGCTATTGGGTCCTCGATCCAGATCTCCATGTTTGCG GTCCCATTCTGCGTGGTGATTGGATGGATGATGGGTCAACAGATGGACCTTAACTTCCAGCTTTTTGAGACGGCGATGCTGTTCATCACCGTTATAGTAGTAGCTTTTTTCCTTCAG GAAGGGACATCGAATTACTTTAAAGGATTGATGCTCATTCTTTGTTATTTGATAGTAGCTGCCAGTTTCTTTGTACACGAAGATCCTCCTCAAG ATGGTATATAA